In one Diabrotica virgifera virgifera chromosome 7, PGI_DIABVI_V3a genomic region, the following are encoded:
- the LOC126887653 gene encoding zinc finger protein 239-like isoform X3 has translation MGLKAEIKEEIADGCPEYIDSQQCISQDLEDSVKADEVNSGFSQNGMEIMKTELQCSTEHQINADNEETTSKNSICECNICFKQFKHAGSLKRHIKTHTAEKLYKCEICFKQFKQAHGLKGHLRLHTGEKPYNCEICFKQFTYKSSLDEHTKVHFRDTAYKCEICFKQLTRKRSLKVHSRVHTGETPYKCEICFKQFTYKCSLDKHTKFHTGDTRYECEICFKQLSTKRELKTHLRVHTAEPPYKCEICFKQFNRRSKLKIHLRVHTGEKPYKCEICFKKFTRADVLKSHLRVHTGEKPYMCEICFKQFNRRGNLKTHTKVHTGEKPSSSLSAVKP, from the exons ATGGGACTAAAAGCTGAAATCAAGGAAGAGATTGCAGATGGTTGTCCAGAATATATAGATAGTCAACAATGTATATCCCAAGATCTTGAAGACTCGGTTAAAGCAGATGAAGTTAACTCAG gTTTCTCTCAAAACGGAATGGAAATCATGAAAACTGAACTTCAATGCTCTACAGAACATCAAATAAATGCAGACAATGaagaaacaacatcaaaaaattcTATTTGTGAATGTaacatttgttttaagcaatttaaacaTGCAGGTTCTTTGAAACGACATATAAAAACGCACACAGCAGAAAAgctttacaagtgtgaaatttgttttaagcagtttaaacAAGCACATGGTTTGAAAGGGcatttgagattgcacactggagaaaagccttataattGCGAGATTTGTTTCAAACAGTTCACTTATAAAAGTTCTTTGGATGAACATACGAAAGTTCACTTTAGAGACACggcttataagtgtgaaatttgttttaagcagctTACGAGAAAACGTAGTTTAAAAGTACATtcaagagtgcacactggagaaacgccttacaagtgtgaaatttgttttaaacagttcaCTTATAAATGTTCTTTGGATAAACATACGAAATTTCACACTGGAGACACGCGTTatgagtgtgaaatttgttttaaacagctTTCTACAAAACGTGaattaaaaacacatttgagagtgcacactgcaGAAccaccttacaagtgtgagatttgttttaaacagtttaatcgaagaagtaaattgaaaatacatttgagagtgcacactggagaaaagccttacaagtgtgaaatttgttttaaaaaattcactCGAGCAGACGTTTTGAAAagtcatttgagagtgcacactggagaaaagccttacatgtgtgaaatttgttttaaacagtttaatcgaagaggtaatttgaaaacacatacgaaagttcacactggagaaaagccttcaTCATCATTATCGGCTGTCAAACCATAG